One segment of Candidatus Bathyarchaeia archaeon DNA contains the following:
- a CDS encoding chorismate synthase, with translation EPVFDTLDGDLAKAFFAIPGVKGVEFGAGFKASRMRGSECNDPFIIEGGRIRTFTNNSGGILGGISNGMPIICRIAIKPTPSIRRPQRTVDLERMEEVKLTVEGAHDPCIVPRAIPVVEAMAAIILADHALRAGIIPPVIKGG, from the coding sequence GAGCCCGTCTTCGATACGTTGGATGGGGATTTAGCCAAGGCATTTTTCGCGATACCAGGGGTGAAGGGCGTTGAGTTCGGCGCCGGCTTCAAGGCCTCGAGGATGAGGGGCTCCGAATGCAATGACCCCTTCATCATCGAGGGCGGCCGCATTAGGACATTCACCAACAATTCCGGCGGGATCCTAGGGGGGATTAGCAATGGTATGCCCATAATATGCAGGATCGCCATAAAGCCCACACCATCCATTCGCAGGCCCCAAAGGACCGTGGATTTGGAGCGCATGGAGGAGGTGAAGCTGACCGTGGAGGGTGCGCACGATCCCTGCATCGTCCCTAGGGCGATCCCTGTGGTGGAGGCCATGGCGGCTATAATATTGGCCGATCATGCCCTGAGGGCCGGCATCATACCGCCGGTTATAAAAGGGGGATAA
- the pheA gene encoding prephenate dehydratase, whose translation MRIAYLGPRGTFCEEAARKYASRLVAVLIPMPDIADVFQSVSDGGADLGVVPLENSIEGSVGLTLDLLLESDLWICGEIDLRISHNLIAKPGTRMEDIRVLASHPQALAQCRKFIASRLPKVEMIEASSTSRAVELIKGIEGAAAIGTELAAELNGMEILERGIEDSKNNFTRFLAISKADSPPTGSDKTSIIFSVENKPGALYRALEEFAKRDINLTKIESRPTKRRPWEYVFYVDFEGHREDEKCKEALECLRLKASFLKVLGSYPMAK comes from the coding sequence ATGAGGATTGCCTATCTGGGGCCCCGCGGGACCTTTTGCGAGGAGGCCGCGAGGAAATATGCCTCTCGCCTCGTGGCCGTTTTAATCCCCATGCCGGACATCGCCGACGTCTTCCAATCAGTTTCGGATGGCGGGGCGGATTTGGGCGTGGTCCCCTTGGAGAACTCGATCGAGGGCTCCGTTGGTTTGACATTGGATTTGCTGCTGGAATCGGACCTATGGATATGCGGGGAAATCGACTTGAGGATCTCGCATAACCTGATCGCCAAGCCGGGGACGAGGATGGAGGACATAAGGGTATTGGCATCGCATCCGCAGGCGTTGGCCCAATGCAGGAAGTTCATCGCCTCAAGGCTCCCAAAGGTCGAAATGATCGAGGCCAGCAGCACCTCGAGGGCTGTGGAGTTGATAAAGGGAATTGAGGGCGCCGCGGCCATAGGGACCGAGCTTGCCGCGGAGCTGAACGGGATGGAGATATTGGAAAGGGGGATCGAGGATAGCAAGAACAATTTCACTAGGTTTTTGGCGATCTCGAAGGCCGACTCTCCTCCAACTGGATCGGATAAAACCTCCATAATATTCTCCGTCGAGAATAAGCCAGGGGCGCTCTATAGGGCGCTCGAGGAGTTCGCCAAGCGCGATATAAACTTGACGAAGATAGAATCCAGGCCCACCAAACGGAGGCCTTGGGAGTACGTCTTTTATGTAGATTTCGAGGGGCATAGGGAGGATGAAAAATGCAAAGAGGCCTTGGAATGCCTGAGGCTGAAGGCCTCGTTCTTGAAGGTCCTGGGCTCCTATCCGATGGCAAAGTAG
- a CDS encoding prephenate dehydrogenase/arogenate dehydrogenase family protein: MPEAEGLVLEGPGLLSDGKVAIIGGAGGMGRLLAKGLKACGLRVSIRDLDERRGREVARRIGVDFLDGASLKDFGIVIIAVPFEETLGEALKALGDMGDGSLLIDISSVKTGIVEAIKERLPDRIEYISIHPLFGPAIRDLRGKKVVVIPIKAERWLAHLLSIIRKLGCEAIISTVEEHEEAMAKIQALHHFSHLCLVNCLSGLGFDPRFSTESFKRTLGLLRRMDNNLGAILSIQKHNPLAAKMRMSYARVVEELSRMEVADMEEILRRDFENLRRFGGGPARVPKHPPISACSDRGRGRIRGV, encoded by the coding sequence ATGCCTGAGGCTGAAGGCCTCGTTCTTGAAGGTCCTGGGCTCCTATCCGATGGCAAAGTAGCGATCATCGGCGGAGCCGGCGGGATGGGCAGGCTCTTGGCCAAGGGCCTTAAGGCATGCGGCCTCCGCGTTTCAATACGGGATCTGGACGAGAGGAGGGGGAGGGAGGTCGCGAGGAGGATTGGAGTGGACTTTCTGGACGGCGCTTCCCTCAAGGACTTCGGAATCGTAATAATAGCGGTCCCATTTGAGGAAACGCTCGGGGAAGCGCTCAAGGCGCTGGGCGATATGGGCGATGGCTCCCTTTTGATCGATATATCCTCCGTCAAGACCGGGATAGTGGAGGCGATTAAGGAGCGCTTGCCGGATCGGATCGAGTACATAAGCATCCATCCCCTATTCGGGCCAGCCATAAGGGACCTGAGGGGGAAGAAGGTCGTCGTCATACCGATCAAGGCGGAGAGGTGGCTCGCGCACCTCCTTTCAATCATACGCAAGTTGGGGTGCGAAGCGATAATTTCAACTGTCGAGGAGCACGAGGAGGCTATGGCGAAGATCCAAGCCCTGCATCATTTCTCGCATTTATGCTTGGTGAACTGCCTTTCAGGGCTTGGCTTCGATCCTAGGTTCTCGACCGAATCCTTCAAGAGGACCCTTGGCCTGCTGAGGAGGATGGATAACAATTTGGGCGCGATACTATCCATACAGAAGCACAACCCCCTCGCGGCGAAGATGAGGATGAGTTATGCGAGGGTTGTTGAGGAACTGTCCCGAATGGAGGTAGCGGATATGGAGGAGATCCTGAGGAGGGATTTCGAAAACCTCAGGCGATTCGGAGGGGGGCCCGCGAGGGTGCCTAAACATCCCCCCATTTCCGCTTGCTCGGATCGAGGCCGAGGAAGGATTAGGGGCGTTTGA